Proteins from a single region of Ananas comosus cultivar F153 linkage group 3, ASM154086v1, whole genome shotgun sequence:
- the LOC109707820 gene encoding pectinesterase-like, with product MAVSCLVYRLDLYHSFLHLTLGLADRAQSHLRRLGSRCQSDAERTAWLDCWRLYSNAALQLNRTLSRACSPLDSQTWLSAALTNLHTCRHGFAELGASPALIRPVIQYNLSDLISNLLAVNNATPATAATPATPGWMMTLSHQRRLLQLASSRPDLVVAQDGSGNFRTIKDALNAAAAAKQSGRRGSGTFVIYVKAGAYSENLNVVSGLSNLTLIGDGIGRTVITGSRSVANGFTTFSSPTFSVFADGFMATGITFRNTFGPGSQAVALLSASDRSVFYRCSFEGYQDTLCVFSQRQFYRECDVYGTIDFIFGNAAAVFQNCNIFVRRPRAGESNVITAQGRSDPNQNTGIVVQSSAIRAAPEFVPVERAVRSYLGRPWMQYSRTIFVRSYIDSIIDPAGWLPFNGNFALSTLYYAEFRNTGPGSRLSGRVRWPGYHLIARASTIKEFSAGRFIAGRTWIPSTGVPFSSGF from the exons ACCTCTACCACTCCTTCCTGCACCTGACGCTCGGCCTCGCCGACCGCGCGCAGTCCCACCTTCGCCGCCTGGGCTCGCGGTGCCAGTCTGACGCCGAGCGCACCGCCTGGCTCGACTGCTGGCGCCTCTACAGCAACGCCGCCCTCCAGCTGAACCGCACCCTCTCCCGCGCCTGCTCCCCCCTCGACTCCCAGACCTGGCTCTCCGCCGCCCTCACCAACCTCCACACCTGCCGCCACGGCTTCGCCGAGCTCGGCGCCTCCCCCGCCCTCATCCGCCCCGTCATCCAATACAACCTCTCCGACCTCATCAGCAATCTCCTCGCCGTCAACAATGCAAcccccgccaccgccgccaccccCGCCACCCCCGGCTGGATGATGACGCTCTCGCATCAACGCCGCCTTCTGCAGCTCGCATCGTCGCGCCCCGACCTCGTAGTCGCGCAGGACGGCTCCGGAAACTTCCGGACGATCAAGGACGCGCtcaacgccgccgccgccgctaagCAGAGCGGTCGCCGCGGGAGCGGCACGTTCGTAATCTACGTGAAAGCCGGGGCGTACAGCGAAAATCTAAACGTCGTTAGCGGCTTGAGCAACCTCACCCTCATCGGCGACGGCATCGGCAGGACCGTCATCACCGGTAGCCGGAGCGTCGCCAATGGCTTCACCACCTTTAGCTCCCCAACATTTA GCGTGTTCGCCGACGGATTCATGGCGACCGGAATCACGTTCCGAAACACGTTCGGGCCGGGCTCGCAGGCCGTCGCGCTGCTCTCGGCGTCGGACCGCTCCGTTTTCTACCGGTGCAGCTTCGAGGGCTACCAGGACACGCTCTGCGTCTTCTCGCAGCGTCAGTTCTACCGCGAATGCGACGTCTACGGGACGATCGACTTCATTTTCGGCAACGCGGCTGCGGTTTTCCAGAACTGCAACATCTTCGTGCGGCGGCCGAGGGCCGGCGAGTCGAACGTGATCACCGCGCAGGGCCGCAGCGACCCGAACCAGAACACGGGGATCGTCGTCCAGTCGTCGGCAATCCGTGCCGCGCCAGAGTTCGTGCCGGTGGAGCGGGCGGTGCGGTCGTACCTCGGCCGGCCGTGGATGCAGTACTCGCGGACGATCTTCGTGCGGAGCTACATCGACTCGATCATCGACCCGGCCGGGTGGTTGCCGTTCAACGGGAACTTCGCGCTGAGCACGCTGTACTACGCCGAGTTCCGGAACACGGGGCCGGGGTCGAGGCTCTCCGGCCGGGTCAGGTGGCCGGGTTATCATCTCATTGCGCGGGCATCGACGATCAAGGAGTTTAGCGCCGGCCGATTTATCGCCGGCAGGACGTGGATACCGTCCACCGGAGTGCCATTTAGCTCAGGATTTTAA